A segment of the Triticum urartu cultivar G1812 chromosome 1, Tu2.1, whole genome shotgun sequence genome:
TACGTCGTGACAATGACATGGTGGCCCCCCTGCTCCCCATCCCTCCCTCCACGTGCTAGTGCGGCCGGACGAAGGTGACCGTTGCGCATTCGAATTATTGACAGAGGGGTGGAATATAATAATAGTACTAATATTCTAGCGTAGGCGAAAGAGCATCATAATAAAGCAGCAGACGCACACAGAAGTACACAAGCTACCAGCAGAGCAGAGACAGTACCGTTGCCAAGCTTCGGgcgagaagagaagagaggggtCGACTGGAGCTCCATCTGGAATGCTTGCTCGCGTCTCCCTGCCCACCAGTTCCAGGTAATCTGAAAACAAAGTTTCTTCCCCCTTGTGCTCGCTGCTTGTGCTCGCCGCCGAGCAGTTCGTCGGCTCGGACGTTCCGACTCTGCGCGACGGGCGTTCGAGTTCATCGCATTTCAAGGGTGTTTTCTTCCATGACGTCCTTGCATCGTGTGGCTGGTCTCAGTGATTCTTACTTGAGCCGCTGAGGGGCAGCCATGGCTACCATCTACGACATCGCCGTCGGGGCGGCTCTCAACGTAGTCACCGCCGTCGCCTTCCTGCTGCTGTTCGCGTTCCTGCGGCTGCAGCCCATCAACGACAGAGTCTACTTCCCGAAGTGGTACCTCAAAGGCACGCGGGCCAGCCCGGCTTCCGCGGGCGCCACCGTGGCTGCCGCCAAGTATATCAACCTCGACATGAGGTCCTACCTGAACTTCCTGAGTTGGATGCCGGCTGCTCTCAAGATGCCCGACGATGAGTTGATCCAGCACGCGGGCCTCGATTCCGTCGTCTACCTACGGATATACCGCACAGGGTACGTACCTACACTTCAGCAGCTTTCTTTTCTGTATTCCTTATTATTATTTTCAGTTACAACAGTTGAGCACTGTATGTGGAACATCAGTGGGCTTATGTATACATTTTTCATTTATATATCAATTTTTGCATAGCATCCTTCTTGTCAAGGAGCCCAATCTTCCAATACCCTCTATGCTGATGAACTTCTAACCAATCATTTGCAGGCTCAAGATATTTGTTCCAATTACAATTCTTGCTTTTGCCGTTCTGGTCCCTCTGAACTGGACCAATGATACACTAGAAACTTTGAAGGTGGTCCACAGTGACATTGACAAACTTTCTATATCCAACATACCTTATGGATCTAAGAGGTGAGCAACAGGGCATATATATCTGAATAGTTTCTTTGTTTATCAAATGTGTTTTTTCGTTGATTATCGAAATGCATTGCTGATTTGATACATATAAGTTTGTAGATATTCGATAGCGGTGCTGGCTTACCACAAGTAAAATATCCATATGAAGGCATTCTTAGCTTTGTTGACATGTTGTAGCTAAATCTATCTGAACATCTGGACGACAACTTTCCTGAAGTTCCAGATTTTACTAATCTGCATACTGCTTGCGTTAGTAGGTACATGAACTTCTTATAGGTGTAGGGTTGTATTGTTTATTTGGGTAACAGAGCAACACACCATTCTTTTGTGTCATTTTACTAAGGTGCAAGAACGCAAGAATATAGGTTTAGCATTTAGTAGTTGCACATCAAATTCAAGCTCAAGCAGTTGATCTGCTTCAAAGCATTTTGTTCCACCCATATTTGTTTAAGGTTCCTACATTCTTGTATGCTCATGATTATGCTCACACACCCCCTTTTTTGTGCAGGTTTATAGCCCACTTGGTTATGGCCTATGTATTTACTTTTTGGACCTGCTATATACTTATGAAGGAATATCAAATAGTTGCAAAGATGAGATTGCGCTTTCTTGCTTCGGAGAAACGTCGACCAGATCAGTTCACTGTATGATCGTACTCATTGGCTATTCTGTTCCTATTTAGTAGATCGGGATGTTTAGTGTCTTGTATGTAAGGTTGGATAAGTCAAAAGGCGCTGGCAGATTGGAAAAATCGTGGGGATATAATGACAACACACTTGAAAATTTTGTTATGCGTAGATTGATAAATATTCAAACTTCTTATTGATGCAAATTCTGCATAGGATCTTTCTGCATTCTTGGTAGAAAGCACCTTTGTGACTGCACCTTTGTGATCACTGTTTAGAtcccttttttctgttttttttaaataatgCTGCATACAGCAAAGATCACAGTAGAATGATCTTGTTAGATTAATGACCCTTCGATTATTCTTTTGATTCTAAGTCATCAATGTATTTTTATGTTAGGTTCTTGTACGGAATATACCATCAGATCCTGACGAATCAGTTAGTGAGCTCGTGGAACATTTCTTCCTTGTCAATCATCCTGGTCATTATCTTAAACATCAGGTGATCACTAAATTTTTGGTACATCTCCCATTCAAAGAATCAGATATTTGAGTTCGCAATTTATTGTTTAGCCTGACTCCCACAATTATTCATTTTCCATAAATAATCATTTTATTTAAGCCTTATATTTGAAATTCTTAGTTTCTTGCTGAATCCCTCTTTAGATGATTTACCTAGGGGAATAATCATTTTATGTCTTGTTGTTCTATAGGTAGTTTACAATACAAATAAACTTGCTGGCCTGGTTGAAAAGAAGAAGCAAATGCAGAATTGGCTTGATTACTACCAACTCAAGTTTGAGCGAAAAGCAGAAAGGCCAACAACTAAGGTTGGTCTGCAAACATAGTTAGCCATCCATTGCTTTTTATATTGAGCTTATCGTTTTATAACCATTTATACTGGAACGCTGTATTCGGATCTATTTTGTTGAATTCCTTTGCTTTCATGTGGACTTATGTTACAGACTGGGTTTTTTGGATGTTTTGGTTCTGATGTGGATGCTATTGATTACTACAAATCAGAGATTGAGAAGATAGGAAAGGAAGTAAGTTACAAAATATGCACCCGTAAAACCTTTGTATCCTTTGGTCCTTTTAAGTGTTAGATTATCTGTCGTGCATCAAATTTTGTTTGCATCCAACTGTCGGAATACTATTCGTCTCTAATAAGTGATAATTCACAGGAAGCTGACGAGCATAAAAAAGTCATGAAGGATCCCAAGTCAATTATGCCAGCGGCCTTTGTTTCATTTCGTTCACGGTGGGGTGCAGCTGTTGCCGCTCAGACACAACAAACCAGCAACCCAACTGTCTGGCTGACTGAATGGGCTCCAGAACCCCGTGATGTGTACTGGAATAATCTATCCATTCCATTTGTTTCCCTCACAGTTAGGAGGTTGATAATTGGcgtggccttcttcttcctcaacttCTTTTATGTCATTCCAATAGCATTCGTACagactcttgcaaatgttgaaggCATAGAGAAGGCACTACCATTTCTAGAACCTTTCATTGAAACGTAAGTCAACTTTCAGAATGTTCTTATTCCACATTTTCATGGGTTTCCGTAGCCTTTCCGTCATCGCTGCAGAATTAGTGTGCAAATTTATATTTTTAAGATGTCATATCGATGTCCTCTCCTGATTTCTGCTTGTCAGCTATTTTTCAGACCCACCATTAAATCATTCATCCAAGGGTTTCTTCCTGGACTTGCTTTGAAGATTTTCCTCATATTGCTTCCAACTATACTGATGTTCATGTCTCAGTTTGAAGGATTGGTATCACATTCATCACTAGAGCGAAGAACTGCATCCAAGTATTTTATATTCTTGTTCTTCAATGTATTCCTGGGGAGCATCGTTACAGGATCTGCTTTGGAGCAGCTTAATACCTACCTTCATCAGTCAGCTAATGAGTATGTCCCGTGTAAACACATTTAGTAATTATGCATATAAGTTTGCGACAACATGTAGCTCATATGTGGTTGGTCTATTGCATTTTATCTTATTTTTCCTAAGCTCGACGTTGCATTTTCTGGTGATGAACTTCTTGCCTCACCTTCATTATGGGAGGAGTAGCAGTGTTCTGTGATAATTTTGTGGGCTGTGCATCATTTTTGTATGAGGGGAGTTGTGCATCATGATACCATTTTGAGAGTGAAATGGCTGTCTTCTTGGCTTTAATGGCATTGGTTACCACGACGCAATGGTGCTCACCCATTTGGTGAAAACAAAAATTAAGGTTTTGCATTTGGTTATAGTTTATTAACCCTGTCCTATCTTCTTTGACTCATGGAGAGCTCGTGGTTTCGAAACAAACACCAATAATGCTAGCATAGATATTAGAGAATTAATTACAATGACAATGCTAGTTTCTCTTAATTAGACCAATCTTGGAATTTGCAAAAAAATTAAATCAGTTGTGGTAGTAAATGCTCAGCTGTAAAACTTAACTCttgtttttttttgcggggaactTAACTCTTGTTTTATTGAATGATATTAGAGATTTAATTAAAATGACACTGCTAGTTTCTCTAAATTAGACCAACACTTAGAGTCGCTTGAAATTTGCAAAGAAATTAGGTCAGTTGTGGTACTAAAGCCCCAATGGTAAAACCTATCTCTAATGAGTCTAAATTGCCTCTTTTGCAGCATTCCAAGGATCATCGGTGTGGCCATACCAATGAAGGCAACATTTTTCATTACATATGTAATGGTTGATGGTTGGACTGGTGTAGCTCTTGAAGTTCTGAGATTGAAGGCATTTATAATGTTCCACTTGAAAAACTTTTTCCTGGTCAAGACAGAGAAGGACAGAGAAGAGGCAATGGATCCTGGTAGTATCTGTTTGTACTGGTCCGAGCCTCGAATACAGCTATATTTCTTGCTTGGTCTTGTGTATGCTGTGGTGACACCACTCTTGCTTCCATTCATATTGGTATTCTTTGCGCTGGCTTACGTCGTCTACCGCCACCAGGTAAAGAGCTCTTCGCTAATACTTGAGAGATTTTTTGTTTGTTCTCACTAAAAAAATTGACGGTCGAAAACTACCGATGCAACCATGTTAGTTAGTAGCACAACTAAGTTGATGTCAGACAATTTTGTTGAAGACCATTGCATCCGTTTTACAATGTTTGGTTTCATTGGTCGTCCCTTGTTCAGATCATAAATGTCTACAATCAACGATACGAGAGCGGCGCGCAGTTCTGGCCCAATGTGCATCTACGCATCATCACAGCCTTGATCGTGTCGCAGCTGCTTTTCCTTGGGCTGTTAAGCACGAAAGGTTTGGAGGAGGCGACGCCGGCTCTTCTTGCTCTTCCCGTGTTAACCATTTGGTTCCACAAGTACTGCAAGCACCGGTACGAACCCGCGTTTGTGAGAAACCCGCTACAGGTAATTGATGCTTGCACAAGCATTAGGAAGGAAGGAAGCTACTAGGTACTATCGTAGTGAAGTCTGAAGATGTTGAGGTTTGTGCAGGACGTGATGAGGAAGGATACGCTAGAACGCGCGAGGGAGCGCAACTTCGACCTCAAGGCGTACCTGGCGGACGCGTACCTTCACCCGGTGTTCAAGAGCAATGAGGCAGGCAAGTTCTATGTCGCCGACGATCCCGGGGCGGAGGCGGTGATCGTGCCGACCAAGCGGCAGTCCCGGAGGATCACTCCGGTGCAGAGCGAGGACGGTGGCTCTGGCAGGCTCAACCTGATGGAGTCCGTTCACGAAAGATAGCTGAGCTATCTGTTGTTTATACTCCGTAGTATATATGTACAGAGAGTTGCACATTGCAGCTAGGTTTACGTGTATTTGTCTTGCAATTATATATGTGTCTTGCTCTTACGTGTATTATATATGTAACGGTAAAGCATACATTAGGAATATATTAGTAGTGCATTGGTTTTGAGTGAATAGCATAAAACTACCACTATTCGTGTTAGAGTTCCAAAAAACTACCAGATTTCTGTTTATCGCTGATAACTATCGGAATCGGCGTCGGCtgttcaaaaaaaaaaacaaatgaCCAAATGTTTTTACAATTGATTGCAATTATGACAGG
Coding sequences within it:
- the LOC125543815 gene encoding CSC1-like protein At1g11960, which translates into the protein MATIYDIAVGAALNVVTAVAFLLLFAFLRLQPINDRVYFPKWYLKGTRASPASAGATVAAAKYINLDMRSYLNFLSWMPAALKMPDDELIQHAGLDSVVYLRIYRTGLKIFVPITILAFAVLVPLNWTNDTLETLKVVHSDIDKLSISNIPYGSKRFIAHLVMAYVFTFWTCYILMKEYQIVAKMRLRFLASEKRRPDQFTVLVRNIPSDPDESVSELVEHFFLVNHPGHYLKHQVVYNTNKLAGLVEKKKQMQNWLDYYQLKFERKAERPTTKTGFFGCFGSDVDAIDYYKSEIEKIGKEEADEHKKVMKDPKSIMPAAFVSFRSRWGAAVAAQTQQTSNPTVWLTEWAPEPRDVYWNNLSIPFVSLTVRRLIIGVAFFFLNFFYVIPIAFVQTLANVEGIEKALPFLEPFIETPTIKSFIQGFLPGLALKIFLILLPTILMFMSQFEGLVSHSSLERRTASKYFIFLFFNVFLGSIVTGSALEQLNTYLHQSANDIPRIIGVAIPMKATFFITYVMVDGWTGVALEVLRLKAFIMFHLKNFFLVKTEKDREEAMDPGSICLYWSEPRIQLYFLLGLVYAVVTPLLLPFILVFFALAYVVYRHQIINVYNQRYESGAQFWPNVHLRIITALIVSQLLFLGLLSTKGLEEATPALLALPVLTIWFHKYCKHRYEPAFVRNPLQDVMRKDTLERARERNFDLKAYLADAYLHPVFKSNEAGKFYVADDPGAEAVIVPTKRQSRRITPVQSEDGGSGRLNLMESVHER